From a region of the Thermodesulfovibrio thiophilus DSM 17215 genome:
- a CDS encoding metallophosphoesterase family protein, whose protein sequence is MHNITKIGHLTDIHYSYPENITIKQLMSKRLYGYIFWKLSKGKRFDFSMLKEIKEDIKKEQLDHIVVTGDLTQLCLPEEFYKVKTFLQSLHSQENISIIPGNHDFYVSEGKKHFYKEFQLQYPFVKIINNCALIGVNSAVVTPPVVSYGYLTQSQIKKLQEITERLDNRYFNILLIHHPPINGITFWNKALINTKEIIKILKTGIINLVLYGHIHRFSIRYFSSINGKIPVISASPLAYALRKHNQIGGYNIYEINRANNKWRLIIKRKTYNFQTKSFDVETFDFFIFS, encoded by the coding sequence ATGCATAATATAACAAAGATAGGACATCTCACAGATATTCACTATAGTTATCCGGAAAATATAACAATAAAACAGTTAATGTCCAAGAGATTGTATGGTTATATTTTCTGGAAGTTATCAAAAGGTAAACGATTTGATTTTTCAATGTTAAAAGAGATTAAAGAAGATATCAAAAAAGAACAACTTGATCACATTGTAGTTACTGGTGATTTAACCCAATTATGCCTGCCAGAGGAGTTTTATAAGGTTAAAACTTTTCTGCAGTCACTTCATTCACAAGAAAATATCTCGATAATTCCTGGTAATCATGATTTTTATGTCTCAGAGGGTAAAAAACATTTTTATAAAGAGTTTCAGTTACAATATCCTTTTGTAAAAATCATTAATAATTGTGCTTTAATCGGTGTAAATTCAGCTGTTGTTACTCCTCCTGTTGTTTCGTACGGTTATTTGACACAATCACAGATAAAAAAATTGCAAGAGATAACTGAAAGATTGGATAACAGATATTTCAATATTCTGTTAATTCATCATCCTCCAATAAATGGCATAACTTTCTGGAACAAAGCACTTATCAATACAAAGGAGATCATAAAAATTCTAAAGACAGGTATAATAAACTTAGTTTTATATGGACATATTCATCGCTTCAGTATAAGATACTTTTCCTCAATAAATGGTAAGATTCCTGTAATTAGCGCTTCTCCATTAGCCTATGCTCTAAGAAAACATAATCAAATCGGTGGCTATAATATTTATGAAATAAATAGAGCCAATAATAAATGGCGATTAATAATTAAAAGAAAAACATATAATTTCCAGACTAAATCCTTTGATGTAGAAACTTTTGATTTTTTTATTTTTTCTTAG
- a CDS encoding phospholipase D-like domain-containing protein: protein MKIYFGGPDKPPYHLRNLLAEKVSSINPGGEIFWITYYFRDLYLAEKLIEAADRGVKVSVVLEAKPRVEFANDEVCNFLKNSNKIYIHYITHRKSHKKITRKLPKIHEKIYYFKNDNKCFTYIGTFNPSGRQNDDPHVIELIGDQDRGHNYLVELDMENDINEFLYRHFQYMKTVRHGWYELIKRFPAKIITRKMDIYFFPWAGKKTLLNFLNRAEKNDNIYIAISHFTAKIIADALYKLAKKGVNIQIISHDTERRFPEKIESLLNKYSIDYKRYIHPKKYPMHNKFIILEKQQEKSVCLGSLNLTKRSLYENHEILAIIRDENVVDIFKKRWHEMHSEIVSNSYA, encoded by the coding sequence ATGAAAATATACTTTGGCGGTCCTGATAAACCTCCGTATCATCTAAGAAATCTTCTGGCAGAAAAAGTGTCTTCAATCAACCCAGGTGGTGAGATTTTCTGGATTACTTACTATTTCAGAGATTTGTATCTGGCTGAAAAGTTAATTGAAGCTGCTGACAGAGGAGTAAAGGTTTCTGTTGTTTTAGAAGCAAAACCAAGAGTTGAATTCGCAAATGATGAGGTATGCAACTTTCTTAAAAACAGTAATAAAATATACATTCATTATATAACGCATCGAAAATCTCATAAAAAAATTACAAGAAAGCTGCCAAAAATTCATGAAAAAATTTATTATTTTAAAAACGATAATAAGTGTTTTACATATATAGGCACTTTTAATCCATCCGGGAGACAAAATGATGATCCCCATGTAATTGAACTCATAGGAGATCAAGATAGAGGGCATAATTATCTTGTTGAACTCGACATGGAAAATGATATTAATGAATTTTTGTACAGGCACTTTCAGTACATGAAAACTGTCAGGCATGGTTGGTATGAGTTAATTAAAAGATTTCCTGCGAAAATAATCACCAGAAAAATGGATATATATTTTTTCCCATGGGCAGGGAAAAAAACTTTGTTAAACTTCTTAAATAGAGCTGAAAAAAATGACAACATCTATATCGCAATTTCACATTTTACAGCAAAAATAATTGCTGATGCTTTGTATAAGCTTGCTAAAAAAGGAGTCAATATTCAGATAATTTCCCATGATACTGAAAGACGGTTTCCTGAAAAAATAGAATCTTTATTAAATAAATACTCCATTGATTACAAAAGATATATCCATCCGAAAAAGTATCCTATGCACAATAAATTTATAATCTTAGAAAAACAACAAGAAAAATCTGTATGTCTGGGAAGTCTAAATTTAACAAAGAGGTCCTTATATGAAAATCACGAAATATTAGCAATTATAAGAGATGAGAATGTTGTAGATATATTTAAAAAAAGATGGCATGAGATGCATTCAGAGATAGTATCAAATAGTTATGCATAA